The Lysobacter capsici genome has a segment encoding these proteins:
- a CDS encoding Com family DNA-binding transcriptional regulator, whose product MRVVLLPVRCGECARLLAKAAHYAELQIKCPRCGTLNHMKAPSLSIDRRERLDEGSIDEKPAVAGRRPEVVADS is encoded by the coding sequence ATGCGCGTGGTTCTATTGCCCGTTCGTTGCGGCGAGTGCGCGCGGTTGCTGGCCAAGGCCGCGCACTACGCTGAATTACAGATCAAGTGCCCACGTTGCGGCACTCTCAATCATATGAAGGCCCCGAGCCTCTCGATAGATCGCCGCGAGCGATTAGACGAAGGCTCGATCGATGAAAAACCAGCTGTTGCAGGGCGACGCCCTGAAGTTGTTGCCGACTCTTGA
- a CDS encoding DNA-methyltransferase: MKNQLLQGDALKLLPTLDAGSFDALITDPPYASGGVHASDRRRAPSVKYMQGGTPPLHAEFAGDERDQRSHLRWMVLWLSECSRLLKEGAPVCLFSDWRQLPLTTDALQAAGFTWRGVAVWDKTEGVRPQLGRFRSQAEYIVWGSKGAMPLARRAPILPGVIRAKVRKDDKLHMTGKPTELMRQVVRICEEGGRILDPFAGSGTTLVAAQLEGYSWTGCELTQHYADVTRERLSTL, from the coding sequence ATGAAAAACCAGCTGTTGCAGGGCGACGCCCTGAAGTTGTTGCCGACTCTTGATGCCGGCAGTTTTGATGCCCTGATAACGGACCCGCCGTATGCCAGCGGCGGCGTACATGCCAGCGATCGACGGCGCGCCCCCTCGGTCAAGTACATGCAGGGCGGAACTCCACCGCTCCACGCGGAGTTCGCCGGAGATGAGCGTGACCAGCGATCGCACTTGCGCTGGATGGTGCTGTGGTTGTCCGAGTGCTCGCGATTGCTGAAAGAGGGCGCCCCGGTATGTCTGTTCAGCGACTGGCGGCAATTGCCGCTGACCACTGACGCGCTGCAGGCCGCAGGCTTCACCTGGCGCGGCGTCGCCGTCTGGGACAAGACCGAGGGAGTACGACCGCAGCTCGGCCGCTTCCGATCGCAGGCCGAGTACATCGTTTGGGGAAGCAAGGGCGCGATGCCGCTCGCGCGGCGGGCGCCGATCCTGCCGGGCGTCATCCGCGCGAAGGTCCGCAAGGACGACAAGCTCCACATGACCGGCAAGCCCACCGAGCTTATGCGGCAGGTCGTGCGGATCTGCGAGGAAGGCGGGCGGATCCTGGATCCTTTCGCCGGTTCCGGCACCACGTTGGTAGCCGCGCAGCTTGAGGGCTACAGCTGGACTGGGTGCGAGCTGACCCAGCACTACGCCGACGTTACCCGCGAGCGCTTGTCTACTTTGTAG
- a CDS encoding phage portal protein: MSNAESQALTAPAGRIEAFTFGDPTPVLESRGFLDYVECVENGRWYEPPVSLDGLARTTRSNVYLQSGLIFKRNMLARTFIPHRLLSGAAFEQLALDWVTFGMAYVEDVKSVLGSSAKLQPCLTKYMRRGVDLESYFMVRGWRDEHAFRPGAVYQLREADVDQEIYGMPEWLAALQSALLNESATLFRRKYYNNGSHAGFILYLTDAGVNEEDVDNLRTALRSARGPGNFRNLFLHSPNGKKDGMQLIPVSEVAAKDEFSGIKNITRDDMLGVMRVPPQLLGIVPQNAGGFGNIREATVVWAANELEPLQTRMCRLNDLIGDEVIRFRPYEPPVA, translated from the coding sequence ATGTCTAACGCCGAATCGCAGGCGCTAACGGCGCCGGCTGGCCGTATCGAAGCTTTCACCTTTGGAGACCCCACGCCCGTACTTGAATCCCGGGGTTTTCTCGATTATGTCGAGTGCGTGGAAAATGGCAGATGGTACGAGCCCCCGGTCTCGCTCGACGGACTTGCGCGCACGACGCGTTCGAATGTCTACCTGCAATCGGGCCTGATCTTCAAGCGCAACATGCTCGCGCGGACGTTTATCCCGCATAGGCTCTTGTCGGGTGCAGCCTTCGAACAGCTGGCCTTGGACTGGGTCACGTTCGGCATGGCCTACGTCGAGGATGTGAAGTCTGTGCTGGGATCGTCCGCCAAGCTGCAGCCGTGCTTGACCAAGTACATGCGCCGCGGCGTTGACCTGGAGTCCTACTTCATGGTGCGGGGCTGGCGCGATGAGCACGCGTTCCGGCCTGGAGCCGTCTACCAGCTGCGCGAAGCCGATGTGGATCAGGAAATTTACGGCATGCCGGAGTGGTTAGCTGCGCTGCAGTCGGCGCTGCTCAATGAATCGGCGACACTTTTCCGCCGCAAGTATTACAACAACGGTTCGCATGCCGGGTTCATTCTCTATCTGACCGATGCTGGCGTGAATGAAGAGGACGTGGACAACTTGCGCACGGCGCTGCGTAGTGCGCGTGGCCCCGGCAATTTCCGGAACCTTTTCCTGCACTCCCCCAACGGAAAAAAGGACGGAATGCAGCTTATTCCGGTCAGCGAAGTTGCCGCCAAGGATGAGTTTAGCGGTATCAAAAACATCACTCGCGACGACATGCTGGGCGTCATGCGTGTGCCGCCGCAGCTTCTGGGCATCGTCCCGCAGAATGCGGGGGGCTTCGGCAATATCCGCGAGGCGACGGTGGTATGGGCCGCAAACGAGCTGGAGCCGTTGCAAACGCGCATGTGCCGGCTGAACGACCTTATCGGTGACGAAGTGATTCGCTTCCGTCCCTACGAACCGCCGGTGGCGTGA
- a CDS encoding GspH/FimT family pseudopilin, translated as MALRRSAGFTLIELLVTIAIAAILLALALPTFTESIRANRVSTATNQMLATLNFARAEAVRSKSSARICPNNNGTGCGSNWSTGLLIWTDENGDGALTANEIKRVVDPQDSIDFTPPTGVNQISFDERGRTLDRATYSFALQAHECKPGVYNRRSFAINRIGRVAVTKETCQ; from the coding sequence ATGGCTCTGCGTCGGTCCGCCGGCTTCACATTGATCGAACTCTTGGTGACGATCGCGATTGCCGCGATTCTGCTCGCCCTGGCACTTCCTACGTTCACCGAATCCATACGCGCCAACCGCGTCTCCACGGCGACGAACCAGATGCTGGCGACGCTCAACTTCGCCCGCGCCGAAGCGGTGCGCAGCAAGAGCAGCGCGCGGATCTGTCCGAACAACAACGGAACCGGCTGCGGCAGCAACTGGAGCACCGGCCTGTTGATCTGGACCGACGAGAACGGCGACGGCGCGCTGACCGCGAACGAGATCAAGCGGGTGGTCGACCCGCAGGACAGTATCGATTTCACCCCGCCGACCGGGGTGAACCAGATCAGCTTCGACGAGCGCGGCCGCACCCTGGACCGGGCCACCTATTCCTTCGCGCTGCAGGCGCATGAGTGCAAGCCCGGGGTCTACAACCGGCGCTCGTTCGCGATCAACCGGATCGGCCGGGTCGCGGTGACCAAGGAGACCTGCCAGTGA
- a CDS encoding pilus assembly protein, whose amino-acid sequence MASPRVYLAIPLMLAAAGAGYWLYNANALQADGSLAQAPLNSSVTIPPAFVMAVDDSGSMTFQTLFPGADGAAFWEYDARATNGYFTGSGANARLRTQADGFDSRGFHHTIPSVGYRIDTSRYAIAPIDNFGFARSPEYNPAYFSPLVTYSPWKRPNAANEIVDYPQADIGATRVNPDSASPTIGLASDWSANNNDERFYVPNGATLPRNTVYWIDQACGGLSGSNNWRTLANAVTLNANCNVAIRYYPATFYLKTATVVQPAGTPAAELFGYSATPVTATNACGDGCNLYRYEIRPGNFGSAAQYNKAIQNFANWFSFYGNRVRAMRAALTLSLEKTEKMRVGMFTINSGGGSYNYANVTMRDMSVATDKASLYNDQLLRIGASGGTPNRWAVQHIGRQFKRTDAGAPVKFACQINAGMLFTDGYSNTDGPTVGSQDADMPAPLADAFPNTLADTAAFYYKDTLRTDLGLGKVPVPEQCKTTPNDPKLDCRADPHMNFYGVTLGAKGEIYGRAYDPITNTPNPYAGYQPPWRAYQNDAPSTVDEIWHATMNARGKFINATTPADITSAMREILASVGAANTPSGTIGLTGSRIGNNTLSVEPTYQSANNGTDWFSRLNASKASHDAVTGTITFTNLWEASSGLETGGRTINFGKTLSGNVVPLVSDFTVAALGSSDTAVLNALCSDALQNCAGKFSRIPGGVTGAEAVAYLRGSRANDGNNGGKLRKRTTLLGDIVNSTPLVSAKGDDYGYRGLRTSAGAADALNYANYLRTKQNTRSAFVYVGANDGMFHAFNGDTGREVFAYIPATSVGHMGNLLFPYRPEDRNDQVFQHRYYVDGLATVSDAHDGSTWKTVVAASVGAGGRGVFALDVTNQNSLQVLWEINDKVSDANGGKDIGSVLGKIAIVPVKLSSGVVKWKAVFGNGYESVNGRAVLFLVDIATGAVDRIQAQETDAPLPTRTKNGLGNLVVIDRFDGTGATVGRDGYADTAYAADLNGAVWKFDLRNNTVANANKPLFIARNKDNFNERQPIVGGLEATMAGDNVMVFFGTGAFSFTGDPSDRTMQTIYGVMDRGSQVVGRSELQRQYILEQTTSQGLQVRMITGERLDATKKGWYLDLGVDAGRTGNPVGTGERSVGNLRLQNGILFFPTYDPTSTDGCSTDGNNWLYGLDALSGGSALANAKVNSAIGNNLGAGVGAAKLNGGSAPVKDVVVVATPKSDILPANATQEQIAQAVASKCSIMVQTSGSQPLYLPRPCGRQSWRQIR is encoded by the coding sequence ATGGCATCCCCCCGCGTTTATCTCGCGATCCCGCTGATGCTGGCCGCCGCCGGCGCCGGGTATTGGCTGTACAACGCCAACGCTCTGCAAGCCGACGGTTCGTTGGCGCAGGCGCCGTTGAATTCGAGCGTCACCATTCCGCCGGCCTTCGTCATGGCGGTCGACGACTCGGGCTCGATGACCTTCCAGACCCTGTTCCCGGGCGCCGACGGCGCCGCGTTCTGGGAGTACGACGCGCGCGCGACCAACGGTTATTTCACCGGCAGCGGCGCCAACGCGCGCTTGCGCACCCAGGCCGACGGCTTCGATTCGCGCGGCTTTCACCACACCATTCCGTCGGTTGGTTACCGCATCGACACCTCGCGCTACGCGATCGCGCCGATCGACAATTTCGGCTTCGCCCGTTCGCCCGAATACAACCCGGCCTACTTCAGTCCGCTGGTGACGTACTCGCCGTGGAAGCGGCCCAATGCGGCGAACGAAATCGTCGATTATCCGCAAGCTGATATCGGCGCGACCCGGGTCAATCCCGATTCGGCCTCGCCCACCATCGGCCTGGCTTCGGACTGGTCGGCCAACAATAACGATGAGCGCTTCTACGTGCCCAACGGCGCGACCTTGCCGCGCAACACCGTGTACTGGATCGATCAGGCTTGCGGCGGCCTGAGCGGCTCGAACAATTGGCGCACGCTGGCCAACGCGGTGACCTTGAACGCGAACTGCAACGTCGCCATCCGCTACTACCCGGCGACGTTCTATCTCAAGACCGCGACCGTGGTGCAGCCGGCGGGCACGCCGGCCGCCGAGCTGTTCGGTTATTCCGCTACGCCGGTCACCGCCACCAACGCCTGCGGCGACGGCTGCAATCTCTATCGGTACGAAATCCGTCCCGGCAATTTCGGCAGCGCGGCCCAGTACAACAAGGCGATCCAGAATTTCGCCAACTGGTTCAGCTTCTACGGCAACCGCGTGCGCGCGATGCGCGCAGCGCTGACGCTGTCGCTGGAAAAGACCGAGAAGATGCGCGTGGGCATGTTCACCATCAACAGCGGCGGCGGCAGCTACAACTACGCCAACGTGACGATGCGCGACATGTCGGTCGCGACCGACAAGGCCTCGCTGTACAACGACCAGCTGCTCAGGATCGGCGCCAGCGGCGGCACCCCAAACCGTTGGGCGGTGCAGCATATCGGTCGTCAGTTCAAGCGCACCGACGCCGGCGCGCCGGTCAAGTTCGCCTGCCAGATCAACGCCGGCATGCTGTTCACCGACGGCTACAGCAATACCGACGGCCCGACGGTCGGCTCGCAGGACGCCGATATGCCGGCGCCCTTGGCCGATGCGTTCCCGAACACCCTGGCCGATACCGCCGCGTTCTACTACAAGGACACGCTGCGCACCGACCTGGGCCTGGGCAAGGTGCCGGTGCCGGAGCAGTGCAAGACCACGCCGAACGATCCCAAGCTCGATTGCCGCGCCGATCCGCACATGAACTTCTACGGCGTGACCCTCGGCGCCAAGGGCGAAATCTACGGCCGCGCCTACGATCCGATCACCAACACGCCCAATCCCTACGCCGGTTATCAGCCGCCGTGGCGCGCGTATCAGAACGATGCGCCGAGCACGGTCGACGAAATCTGGCACGCGACCATGAACGCGCGCGGCAAGTTCATCAACGCCACCACGCCGGCCGACATCACCTCGGCGATGCGCGAGATCCTGGCCTCGGTGGGCGCGGCGAACACGCCGTCGGGCACGATCGGCCTGACTGGCTCGCGCATCGGCAACAACACCTTGTCGGTCGAGCCGACCTATCAGTCGGCCAACAACGGCACTGACTGGTTCAGCCGCCTCAACGCGTCCAAGGCCAGCCACGACGCCGTGACCGGTACGATCACCTTCACCAATTTGTGGGAAGCGTCTTCGGGCCTGGAAACGGGCGGCCGCACGATCAACTTCGGCAAGACCCTGTCGGGCAACGTGGTGCCGCTGGTCAGCGACTTCACCGTCGCCGCGCTCGGCAGCAGCGATACCGCCGTGCTCAACGCACTATGCAGCGATGCCCTGCAGAATTGCGCCGGCAAGTTCAGCCGCATTCCCGGCGGCGTTACCGGGGCCGAAGCGGTCGCCTACCTGCGCGGTTCGCGCGCCAACGACGGCAACAACGGCGGCAAGCTGCGCAAGCGCACCACGCTGCTGGGCGACATCGTCAACTCGACGCCGCTGGTTTCGGCCAAGGGCGACGACTACGGTTATCGCGGCCTGCGCACCAGCGCGGGCGCCGCCGACGCGCTCAATTACGCCAATTACTTGCGGACCAAGCAGAACACCCGCAGCGCGTTCGTCTATGTCGGCGCCAACGACGGCATGTTCCATGCCTTCAACGGCGACACCGGCCGCGAAGTGTTCGCCTATATCCCGGCCACTTCGGTCGGCCACATGGGCAATCTGTTGTTCCCGTATCGCCCCGAAGATCGCAACGATCAGGTGTTCCAGCACCGCTATTACGTCGACGGTCTGGCCACGGTGTCCGATGCGCACGACGGCAGCACCTGGAAGACCGTGGTCGCGGCCAGCGTCGGCGCGGGCGGTCGCGGCGTGTTCGCGCTCGACGTGACCAATCAGAACAGCTTGCAGGTGCTGTGGGAGATCAACGACAAGGTGTCCGACGCCAACGGCGGCAAGGATATCGGCAGCGTGCTGGGCAAGATCGCGATCGTGCCGGTCAAGCTGAGCAGCGGCGTGGTCAAGTGGAAGGCGGTGTTCGGTAACGGCTACGAAAGCGTCAACGGCAGGGCCGTGCTGTTCCTGGTCGATATCGCCACCGGCGCCGTGGACCGGATCCAGGCGCAGGAAACCGATGCGCCGCTGCCGACCCGGACCAAGAACGGCCTGGGCAACCTGGTGGTGATCGACCGCTTCGACGGCACCGGTGCGACGGTCGGCCGCGACGGTTACGCCGATACGGCCTACGCGGCCGATCTCAACGGCGCGGTGTGGAAGTTCGACCTGCGCAACAACACCGTGGCCAATGCCAACAAGCCCTTGTTCATCGCCCGCAACAAGGACAACTTCAACGAGCGTCAACCCATCGTCGGCGGCCTGGAAGCGACCATGGCCGGCGACAACGTGATGGTGTTCTTCGGCACCGGCGCGTTCTCGTTCACCGGCGATCCCAGCGATCGCACCATGCAGACCATCTACGGTGTGATGGACCGCGGTTCGCAGGTGGTCGGCCGCAGCGAACTGCAGCGCCAGTACATCCTCGAGCAGACGACCTCGCAGGGCCTGCAGGTGCGCATGATCACCGGCGAGCGCCTGGATGCGACCAAGAAGGGCTGGTACCTCGACCTGGGCGTGGATGCCGGACGCACCGGCAATCCGGTCGGCACCGGCGAGCGCTCGGTCGGCAACCTGCGACTGCAGAACGGCATCCTGTTCTTCCCGACCTACGACCCGACCAGCACCGACGGCTGTTCGACCGACGGCAACAACTGGCTGTACGGCCTGGATGCGCTCAGCGGCGGTTCGGCGCTGGCCAATGCCAAGGTCAATTCGGCGATTGGCAACAATCTCGGCGCCGGGGTCGGCGCGGCCAAGCTCAATGGCGGTTCGGCGCCGGTCAAGGACGTGGTGGTGGTGGCGACGCCCAAGAGCGACATCCTGCCGGCGAACGCGACCCAGGAGCAGATCGCCCAGGCGGTGGCGTCGAAGTGCTCGATCATGGTGCAGACCTCCGGTTCGCAACCGCTTTACCTGCCACGTCCCTGCGGTCGCCAGTCCTGGCGCCAGATCCGATAA
- the pilV gene encoding type IV pilus modification protein PilV: MNAWAVRRRAPRTSGRSRGLSLIEVLVAVLVLGLGLLGLAMLQATNLRLAQSSNQRTIATNLSSDLLDDIRSNRLLAAQYTGTYNASSVAANTSCAMLDTVTPAQRKTAFTCRMREALGETGVATVLVRNDKTVHIEIEWGDAKRWDPNKDVTKFEMDSAL, translated from the coding sequence GTGAACGCCTGGGCCGTGCGGCGGCGCGCGCCGCGAACCTCTGGCCGGAGTCGTGGCCTGAGCCTGATCGAAGTACTGGTGGCGGTGCTCGTGCTCGGCCTGGGCCTGCTCGGCCTGGCCATGCTGCAGGCGACCAACCTGCGCCTGGCGCAGAGTTCGAACCAGCGCACGATCGCGACCAATCTGTCGAGCGACCTGCTCGACGACATCCGTTCCAACCGCTTGCTCGCGGCCCAGTACACCGGCACCTACAACGCCTCGTCGGTCGCGGCGAATACCTCGTGCGCGATGTTGGACACGGTCACCCCTGCTCAGCGCAAGACCGCATTCACCTGCCGCATGCGCGAGGCGTTGGGCGAAACCGGGGTGGCGACGGTGCTGGTGCGCAACGACAAGACAGTCCACATCGAAATCGAATGGGGCGATGCCAAGCGCTGGGATCCGAATAAAGACGTGACTAAATTCGAAATGGACAGCGCGCTATGA
- a CDS encoding PilW family protein: MNRRLQAGLSLIELMVALLLSTVLVLGLVEIFSASRASYLMAQGLSRAQESSRFAIDSLQRDVRMSGHFGCVSDQAHFYAGNGAFGELFLSNRADFNAIPAGREALRFDYSIRGYEARATAPNDSLAISATPTAGAAADWVPALPDAFLTGAQRLQPAPIRGSDILMLRFLSPESAEVTGFATGNPATISVNAAQWPVLTAAMPTPGIFGIADCRSAVMFQASAITTGAGAVQITVRNTGVNQIAFDGSDTFASGQARLYRAESFVYYIGLNPAGEPTLFRARLNVPPGSAGVVLDTGLAEEVVEGVENMQLLFAQDIVTNPAQAPTGVINGIRTAAGLLPDSNSQAGWQRVGGVQVGLLVRGNDRAAAQQKTAPTRSLGTRLQLPADGRYRSVYETNIALRNRLYGN, from the coding sequence ATGAACCGTCGACTGCAAGCAGGTCTGTCATTGATCGAACTGATGGTCGCGTTGCTGCTGAGCACCGTGCTGGTGTTGGGACTTGTCGAGATATTTTCGGCGTCCCGCGCCTCGTACCTGATGGCGCAGGGCCTGTCGCGCGCGCAGGAAAGTTCGCGTTTCGCGATCGATTCGCTGCAGCGCGACGTGCGCATGAGCGGTCACTTCGGCTGCGTGTCGGACCAGGCGCACTTCTACGCCGGCAACGGCGCATTCGGCGAACTGTTCCTGTCCAACCGCGCGGATTTCAACGCGATCCCGGCCGGGCGCGAGGCCTTGCGCTTCGACTATTCGATTCGCGGCTACGAAGCGCGCGCCACCGCGCCGAACGACAGCCTCGCCATCAGCGCCACGCCGACCGCCGGCGCCGCGGCCGACTGGGTGCCCGCGTTGCCTGATGCGTTCCTGACCGGGGCCCAGCGTCTGCAGCCCGCGCCGATTCGCGGCAGCGACATCCTGATGCTGCGGTTCCTGTCGCCGGAAAGCGCCGAAGTGACCGGCTTTGCGACCGGCAATCCCGCCACCATCTCGGTCAACGCCGCGCAGTGGCCGGTGTTGACCGCCGCCATGCCCACGCCGGGCATATTCGGCATCGCCGACTGCCGCTCGGCGGTGATGTTCCAGGCCAGCGCGATCACCACCGGAGCGGGCGCGGTGCAGATCACCGTGCGCAACACCGGCGTGAACCAGATCGCGTTCGACGGTTCCGACACCTTCGCCTCGGGTCAGGCGCGGCTGTATCGCGCCGAAAGCTTCGTCTACTACATCGGCCTCAATCCGGCCGGCGAGCCGACGCTGTTCCGCGCGCGTTTGAACGTGCCGCCCGGCTCGGCCGGCGTGGTGCTCGATACCGGCCTGGCCGAGGAAGTGGTCGAAGGCGTGGAGAACATGCAGTTGCTGTTCGCCCAGGACATCGTCACCAATCCGGCGCAGGCGCCCACCGGCGTGATCAACGGCATCCGCACCGCGGCGGGCCTGTTGCCCGACAGCAACAGCCAAGCCGGCTGGCAGCGCGTCGGCGGCGTCCAGGTGGGCCTGCTGGTGCGCGGCAACGACCGCGCCGCGGCCCAGCAGAAAACTGCGCCGACCCGCTCGTTGGGAACCCGGCTGCAACTGCCCGCGGACGGACGCTACCGCAGCGTCTACGAAACCAATATCGCCCTGCGCAACCGGCTGTACGGAAATTGA
- a CDS encoding GspH/FimT family pseudopilin, producing MRIKGFALLEFVFAIVCTGVLTLIASSVFGALAGTSRVAAVRSGLADSIEQAHQYAAEHASTVWLCPSREGFVCEDDNDWSHGWMGFADRNGNARFDEGDELLHKTPPLLDGLRLCSARRQTRIRFRPLDGRPDSAVAFTLCDLRCPQEAVVLALTDEGRINERPASPRAAQDCQLE from the coding sequence ATGCGAATCAAAGGCTTCGCACTGCTCGAGTTCGTCTTCGCAATCGTCTGCACCGGCGTGCTGACCTTGATCGCCAGCTCCGTCTTCGGCGCCCTGGCCGGCACCTCCCGCGTCGCCGCGGTGCGCAGCGGCCTGGCCGACAGCATCGAGCAGGCCCACCAGTATGCCGCCGAGCACGCCAGCACCGTCTGGCTATGCCCGTCGCGCGAGGGCTTCGTCTGCGAGGACGACAACGACTGGAGCCACGGCTGGATGGGCTTCGCGGATCGCAACGGCAACGCCCGCTTCGACGAGGGCGACGAACTGCTGCACAAGACCCCGCCCCTGCTGGACGGCCTGCGCCTGTGCAGCGCCCGCCGCCAGACCCGGATCCGGTTCCGGCCCCTGGACGGCCGACCGGACTCGGCGGTCGCATTCACCTTGTGCGACCTGCGCTGTCCGCAGGAGGCGGTCGTCCTGGCGTTGACCGACGAAGGCCGGATCAACGAGCGCCCCGCGAGCCCGCGCGCGGCGCAGGATTGCCAGCTCGAATGA
- a CDS encoding pilus assembly PilX family protein: MTIVRSRRFASTSSLRRQRGAVLYVALMMLVLLALIGITALQVTGLQERMTSSYRSTNNAFQNAEGRARGNEADLQRQVQSGGTEVIAIDEPFCVAGFDPSGWARTMKYSDPLPAKLSHTRRIDECVSGGTGIGMGTVPISENTNLIFQVTAYAVDRGTNPGSDAVIDTIFVP; the protein is encoded by the coding sequence ATGACTATCGTCCGTAGCCGCCGTTTCGCATCCACGAGCTCGTTGCGCAGACAGCGCGGCGCCGTATTGTATGTCGCCTTGATGATGCTGGTGCTGCTGGCCCTGATCGGCATCACCGCGTTGCAGGTGACCGGTCTGCAGGAGCGCATGACCTCGAGCTACCGCTCGACCAACAACGCCTTCCAGAACGCCGAGGGCCGCGCGCGCGGCAACGAGGCCGATCTGCAGCGCCAAGTGCAGAGCGGCGGCACCGAGGTGATCGCCATCGACGAACCCTTCTGCGTCGCCGGCTTCGATCCCAGCGGTTGGGCGCGCACGATGAAGTACTCCGATCCGTTGCCGGCGAAGCTGAGCCATACCCGCCGCATCGACGAATGCGTTTCCGGCGGCACCGGCATCGGCATGGGCACCGTTCCGATCAGCGAAAACACCAACCTGATCTTCCAGGTCACGGCCTATGCCGTGGACCGCGGCACGAACCCCGGTTCGGACGCCGTCATCGACACCATCTTCGTACCCTGA
- a CDS encoding XVIPCD domain-containing protein: protein MSKVREDIRPLIEELARKDGLPPTAIADLEATISSSPYLSNVMSSAIQSGALKHLSIAQNPHEGGRYDVISGTINLNPDNFSPDQWRGAAKRHDNLAVVLGHETGHALLGKAQLEESYRFDYDVTTAIREASRNETSVDLTAPAGRYMDFMRRNEAMAELVGMNALASRTNDGRADSFNRQDFLRRADPSTPCVENGVLADGIKLSPGGIQFTGKKLISPAVEAVAHCYTDAASRIGQHGDSGYRAYYGSGVVETIYEAHRDYAKGTTMHVPEIELNMAKLQLDPRKIERAGVDLDGKGNTFNYIDISNGQHKHGAVSHSNLADNKAQQPREGNALLHPPAQRPFRADNPQHPDYQAFDAIRSTVRADGRWSDEQTTNIAADLLRAHKADPLSHRLDRVVVGNQTSTGETNVFAVYAPHGNKDPVFTSYVNANASAQVPAQRSLDQVEQINLQQAQERTQTQQLAESQAQNGPKMTPQH, encoded by the coding sequence ATGAGCAAAGTGCGCGAGGATATTCGGCCACTAATTGAAGAGTTGGCGCGCAAAGATGGACTGCCGCCGACCGCTATTGCCGACCTAGAAGCCACGATTAGCAGCTCACCCTACCTGTCTAACGTCATGTCGTCGGCAATTCAAAGCGGCGCGTTGAAACATCTGTCGATCGCTCAGAACCCCCACGAGGGTGGCAGGTATGACGTTATCTCCGGCACGATCAATCTAAATCCGGACAACTTCAGCCCTGATCAATGGCGTGGCGCGGCAAAGCGACACGACAACCTCGCCGTTGTTTTGGGCCACGAAACTGGTCACGCCCTCTTGGGAAAAGCTCAGTTAGAAGAGAGCTATCGCTTCGATTACGACGTGACCACGGCCATTCGCGAAGCATCGCGTAACGAAACTTCAGTCGACCTGACCGCGCCCGCCGGACGCTACATGGACTTCATGCGCCGGAACGAGGCAATGGCCGAACTGGTCGGAATGAACGCGCTGGCCAGCCGCACCAACGATGGGCGCGCTGACTCGTTCAATCGTCAGGACTTTCTACGGCGTGCCGATCCGTCCACCCCATGCGTGGAGAATGGCGTTCTCGCCGACGGAATCAAGCTGTCGCCGGGCGGGATTCAATTCACAGGCAAGAAGCTCATCAGCCCTGCAGTCGAGGCTGTGGCGCACTGCTATACCGATGCCGCGTCGCGTATTGGACAACATGGCGATTCAGGTTATCGGGCCTATTACGGCAGTGGCGTCGTAGAAACGATCTACGAAGCACATCGCGATTACGCCAAGGGCACAACAATGCATGTGCCCGAGATCGAACTCAATATGGCTAAGCTCCAGCTCGATCCACGCAAGATCGAGCGGGCAGGCGTTGATCTGGATGGCAAAGGAAACACGTTCAACTACATCGATATAAGCAACGGCCAGCACAAGCACGGAGCCGTGTCGCACAGCAATCTCGCCGATAACAAAGCCCAGCAGCCAAGAGAAGGCAACGCGCTATTACATCCACCCGCGCAGCGGCCATTTCGCGCGGACAACCCACAGCACCCCGACTACCAAGCCTTTGACGCTATCCGATCGACCGTGCGAGCCGATGGGCGTTGGAGCGACGAACAGACTACGAACATAGCCGCAGACCTGTTGCGCGCGCACAAGGCCGATCCGCTGAGCCATCGGCTTGATCGCGTCGTCGTTGGCAATCAAACCTCAACCGGCGAAACCAACGTGTTCGCGGTATACGCACCTCACGGGAACAAAGACCCGGTTTTTACATCCTATGTGAACGCGAATGCGTCAGCTCAAGTGCCCGCGCAGCGCAGCCTCGATCAAGTCGAACAAATCAACTTACAGCAAGCGCAAGAGCGGACTCAGACACAGCAGCTGGCTGAATCCCAAGCACAAAATGGCCCAAAGATGACGCCGCAGCACTGA